The Methanotorris formicicus Mc-S-70 DNA segment TGATAAAGTTATAGAAATTGCAAAGAATTTAGGCCTTGAGACCATTGTTTGCACCAACAACATAAATGTATCAAAGGCGGTTGCAGCATTAAATCCAAATTATATTGCCATAGAACCACCAGAATTGATTGGAACTGGAATTCCAGTTTCCAAAGCAAACCCTGATATTGTTGAAGGGACAGTTAAAGAGGTCAGAAAGATAAACAAGGATGTCAAAATCCTCTGCGGTGCTGGAATATCAACTGGAAGTGATGTGAAAGCAGCGTTGGAACTTGGAACAGATGGGGTTTTACTTGCATCTGGTGTAGTTAAGGCAAAGGATATTGAAAAGGCAATAAGGGATTTGATAAGTGAGATTTAATGTAAATTATTAATACCTTTTTTAATTTTTTACGATTTTTTGATGCAATTTAAATTTTTAATTTAAGGGGATTATTATGGTAAGTAGGGAAGAGGCAATAGCATTCTTAAACTCTAACTCACCAAAAGATATTTTGGAAAAATTAAATTTGATAAATGAATTGGAAGACAAAGAAAAATACATAACTTACTCAA contains these protein-coding regions:
- the tpiA gene encoding triose-phosphate isomerase — encoded protein: MKPVIIINYKTYMESIGKRGLEIAKIAEKVSEESGITIGVAPQFVDLRMITESVNIPVYAQHIDAISPGSHTGHILAESIKDCGVKGTLLNHSERNILLSDIDKVIEIAKNLGLETIVCTNNINVSKAVAALNPNYIAIEPPELIGTGIPVSKANPDIVEGTVKEVRKINKDVKILCGAGISTGSDVKAALELGTDGVLLASGVVKAKDIEKAIRDLISEI